CACCAGAGGTAGATCTTTCTCTGGATATTAGCCCTGACAGGGAAATTGAATTTTCATGTACATTATGCCATTGAATTCCAGATGTTGGGGATAAGAAACAGAATGAGAATGTATGCTTAGAAGCAATCTGACTGACtgctgttggaaacagaatgctaggCTACATAGCCTCTCACAGATGAAAGGAAGGGATATGATCATATACAGtgctgttttttgggttttttttagaaaaagaggtgctggagctcaccctgaacacctccctcatgctcttagaatggcaatggcgcccatctgagaggtgccaggactgagttccagcgagttttGACTGAAAACAAGCCCTAATCATATATACCAGTTGCAGTCTCAGTTTTCTGAGCACCAGTCTTCAGGCGGCAAAATGGGATTGGCCACCCTGGGCTGTGCGTGGGGGGAACATCCCCAAAACAGTCCAGTGAGAGTTGAGTGTACTCAGTAGCCACCCAATGATGTCTGActaaatctcagaaacctcatcaggagggctttaaactgactaatgtgggggagggagacagtgctcctgaaggtaggagtctatcaattgatgaagatgatcatccaaatgtcatagaccaaatggagcaaacagcacgcagacctagtggtgggaggaaaaaatccttaaataagagacacgggggaatgattaatggacttcaatgtctgtacactaatgtctaaagcatgggaaataaacaagatgagcttgagctcttggtacagcaaactaaatatgacataataggcatcactgaaacctggtgggataagtcccatgattggaatgtaataatggagggatacaatctatttcagagaaacagaccagacaagaaaggaggaggagtggcgttatatatcagggatgtgtatacctgtgaagagatccaagatttagaacctcaaagccaaagtaagagcatttgggtcaaaattaagggagagaagaataacagtgacctcattgtgggagtttactatagatccccaagccaaacggaggacatagatgatgccttcctggaacagatggccaagcatgcaaaaggaagggagatagtagtaatgggggacttcaattacccggatatttgttggatgtcaaactcagccaagagcataaggtcaaacagattcctcactggccttgcagacaacttcattgtccagaaagtgggagaagcaacaagaggaacagccattttagatctggtcctaaccaatgttgatgacctggctagtggggtagaagtggaaggatcattaggcgcgagtgatcatgctcttctgaagtttactatacagcggaaaggagcagccaagcatactaggactcaatttcttgactttaagaaagccgacttcataaaacttagggaagtgctgggtgagatcccatggacagtaatactaaaaggaaagggagttcatgatggctgggagtttgttaaaagggagatagtaaaagcacaacttcaggcaataccaatgagacggaaacatggaaggtgcctaaagaagccagggtggctatctaaagaacttttaactgagttaagattaaaaaaggatgtgtacaaaaaatggaaaagggggaaaccaccaaagaggaattcaaacaaatagccagcacgtgtagacacaaagtcagaaaagctaaagcacagaatgaacccaggcttgctagagaggttaaaagcaacaaaaaaggcttttatgggtatgttcatagcaaaaggaagaacaaagaaacagtggggtcactcagaggagaagatggtgaaatgcaaacggggacacagaaagggctgaactcctcaatgccttctttgcctcagtcttctccaataaagaaaacaatgcccgacctgaagaatttagagcaaatgattcagcagaggaaacacagcccagaataactaaggagatagtacaagaatacttggccaatgcaattctgggctgcatcaataggagtatagcatctagatcaagggaagtaatagtgccactgtattctgctctggtcagaccttacctggagtactgtgtccagttctgggcaccacagttcaagaaggacactgacaaactggaacgtgtccagaggagggcaaccaaaatggtcaaaggcctggaaacgatacCTTATAAGGaaaggctaagggagctgggcatgtttagcctggagaagaggaggttaaggggtgatatgatagctatgttcaaatatataaaaggatgtcacatagaggagggagaaaggttgttttctgctgctccagagaagcagacacggagcaatggatccaaacttcaagaaagaagattccacctaaacattaggaagaacgtcctgacagtaagagctgttcgacagtggaatttgctgccaaggagtgtggtggagtctccttctttggaggtctttaagcagaggcttgacaaccatatgtcaggagtgctctgatggtgtttcctgcttggcagggggttggactcgatggcccttgtggtctcttccaactctatgattctatgattctatgattctatgattctatgattctatgattctatgactgttgGGAAGGGGACACAGATGCAAAAACGGATGTGAGGGGAATGAGATGGGAGAGCTCTGCAcagcaacattttttaaattttttgcacATTCTCCTTGTTCGCATCCTGCCTCTAAACTATGACACTCTGGCGTGCAGTTGAGCTATGGACATCGAAACAGAGAGGACCATTTTAATGAGAGAGCCAAGCTCAAATTACTTTGCCTCTGTAATGACTCCTTTGGGGAAAGCTGTTCAATTTCtgttatacatttcattaataaaCTATAACTTGTGGTCGGCTGATATGGGGAGGATTAATGCCTTTCATGTTAGTCATTCCCTTTCGTCTGCAAACCTGTCATTACATGAAAAGCCTTATATGCATCCTCTCCCCCAAAGATGAAAGCTGTTAAAATATGGAGAAAGCACTGTTTCGTTAAAAATAGTTCCCAGGCTAGTACGTCGCCTGCATCCCTTCTATTGAAGGCTTACACTATGTTGAATCAACATATTACGAGAGCCTCACCCTGCCTGCATGCTATAGTCATGAAAAAGAGTCTACCGGCACAATCtaccttgatttttttttgtgtgcAAGTTCTATTGGCTACCAGGGTAACATAGGCTAAATGGGGCACTAGCTCACCAAATTTAATCTGCGCTCAGCtagcccctgcctgcctgccttctgtctTACAACCAGGGCAgattcacatcatacatttaaagtgcattcaacacacatttaaagtacatggctttggccaaagaattgtgggaactgtagtttcccactCACAAATTTTCCAtacccttatcaaactacagttcccaatattctttggggaaagccatgtgctttaaatgtgcattggacgGGCCTTTctaatgcatggtgtggatctgcccctaCTCAGGGATTCAtcttgcctgccattggctctgcccccccccactgttggtctccctgccatTCACCCTACCAGCCACCATTGTACCCTGGACTTGTACAGcttccattgatttcaagagGAAATGTTGGTGCATTGGAAGGTCCAGGTGTCTTGCACCTCTTAGTGAATTGTATACTGCACTATAAAGTCAGCCTTAGAGAAATCACCGTTATAGAAAGGCATTGGCAAGATCAGAATTGTGTGGTCTTTATTTGGGAGCAAATTGCATGGAACTCAATGCGGCTTCTTCATTTGTTTGACAATTTGTAATCTGCTCTTTCATAAAATATAacaaggtggcttgcaacatataaaatacaataaaaatagtcTCTAGATAGctataaaacataattaaaaacatcaataaaaatcTTGCTAAATATGCATAGGCTCACGCTGTGTGGGTGAAAAGCAATTTTTGTATTGTTAAGTGGCTATGAAAGAGACCAAATGGAGAAATGTGTTTTGCTCAGTGAGGACCTGAGGCTCATTTGAAAGAAGGCAGATGTAAGTTAAGCAGAAAGAAAGACTTTATAACTACTATAAAAGTAGTTCAGCACTAGAGCAAGAGCACTAGAgcactggagaagaggaggctaaggggtgatatgatagccatgttcaaatatataaaaggatgtcacatagaggagggagaaaggttgttttctgctgctccagagaagcggacacggagcaatggatccaaactacaagaaagaagattccacctaaacattaggaagaacttcctgacagtaagagctgttcaacagtggaatttgctgccaaggagtgtggtggagtctccttctttggaggtctttaagcagaggcttgacaaccatatgtcaggagtgctctgatggtgtttcctgcttggcagggggttggactcgatggcccttgtggtctcttccaactctatgattctatgattctaagaggccATGGGAGACCATAGAACGTCTCCCCTTGAAGCATTTCCggggaaaaagaaaagggcaGGCAACAATTAGGGATGCTTTTGAAAAAGATGAAGGGGGAATGGTGTTAGATTATCTGCTTCTTCCATCTTGTGGTTTAGGATTCATAACTTTTAGATGAAGAGTAATTTAGAATGTTGAGACTATTAAGAAGGAGATTTACTGCAGGGTTTAAGCTCTAGAGGTGTATCCAGTTGGGGTGTCTCTATGTGAAGCCTTATGTGTATGTATGCATACAATCACTGTGAGAAACTGTATTTATAGCTATTGCAAAAATTGTGTACAGTcagacctcgggttacagatgcttcaggttgcatttttttgggttacggacccaccaaaacccggaagtaccagaacaggttacttctgggtttcggcggtcacgcatgcgcagaagcgccaaattgcaacctgcagcgttcgcaacccgctgCAGTGCATCTACACACCTGCGTGGATCACGTTCGCagcccgagcgtccactgtattagtGTCTTTCACAATGTTGCACAGTTAAAACGTATGTATACATGTATAAAAGTATAGTGCCCTTTAGGTTTGGGAAGCAAGACAGCTGTAAGTCTTTTGCATAGGAGTCTGCGGAGAAAGTTGCTCAGGGGAAGACGATGCATGTGAAATAAAATACTCTCACAATgcagaaaaaataatatattttttatgattTAGTTATCAGTAAATTGCAATACAGGTAGGCCACATTTGACCCTGGTCAGTCCTCAACAGCCTTGTCTGGATTTTGCTGTAAAAATACTGTACAGGTAATTACAAACTGGTTTACTGCTTTAATAGTTCTTTTAATTTATTGATCtagattttaaaaattccttaGGGCTCTGCACAGATGTCAACATACTGAATTGAGAAGAtgtgcaacccccccccatacacacaacacacaaaactaAACAGTCAGTTCTCAACAATAACAAATCTTGCAAACATCAGCCCAGTTGATGAGGTCCTAAGGGTTCTGTAGTAGAGGCTGCAACGGTtcggctgctttgcatgcagatggtcccaggttcagtccctggtgtcTTCTGCTAAAAGGATCACATGGCATGTGAAGGGGAAGACCTCTTcgtgagaccctggagagctactgccaatcagAGTAAAAGCTGGGCTAGATGGAACAATTTTCTGATCCGTATTAGGTAGCTTCATATATTCATAATCCCTAGGTCATTTCAAGTCAATCTGGGAGAGTTCCCAGGTGCATATAAACCAGAGGTGTTTATCAGAAACTGCAGAGGTCTAGGTCCAGAAGGATCTATGCTTCTAAGTGTGGAGCCAGACTACATGTTGTATGAATGCAAATACTAGTCATATCAGACTAGGGCTTTGCCTGGACAACAGTAGTCTGCACTGTGCCAGGCTCCTGGCTCCACAGCTCCCTACAAGCCCAGATAATTTGCACATTGGAAACCACCAAACACCACAGAGCTTTTTTATTCGGTggctccagtggcgtagcgtgggttgtcagcacccggggcaaggcaagtaatttgcgccccctaacccgtggatttgcgccccctaacccccagatgttgcgcccggggcggccgccccccctgcaccccccacactacgccactgggtggcTCCATTTCCAACATGACACTTCCCACCTTCACAGGTCATCTATTCACCTTTGGTTGAAGGTGTATGTGACCCCTAAAGTAAGGCAAACAGGAAGGTTCTATAAAATTTCTGAAATATGTTTATGCTTGGCTCTGGTGGATCTCCATGGCAGGGGGGAATTGCCACACAGCTGTGAAGTCACCAACTGGGCCTTTTTATATGCCACCATTGCCTGGAAGTAACACAAGAGTTGATTGCTCCAGTGAAAGACTCTCAATTGATACTGAAGATCACTATGAGACATTCTGGATGAACGAGCCTTCCACCTATGTATTGTTTCCAGAAGCCCGTGTCCAATGCACACCAAACACCTTCGGGAGGTGCTGGCTTTTACCATAAATTATAGGCTAATGCCATCTCAAACTTTCTCGTATTTCTTTTGCACCAGCAGAGGTTACCTATCCCTTGGGTTGCTAAAGAGAGGCAACACTGGGAAGGTATTTCCACATCTCACACCTGCAGGGAAACACAGCCTTTCGCCAGAATAGCCAACTGAAAGCTCCTGATTCAGGGGCAATAAGCCCCTGGATACCACATGCTGTGGGCAATTGTTGCCCTTATGCCTTGCTCTTAAGcatcccacaggcttctggttcGACACTGTGGGAAGCTCTGAACTAGCGGGACctgtggtctgacccagcagggctcctcttcttAAGGCACGCCAGGAGGGAGCAGTGAGCAcaacttccttctccttccttaccTTCTTTAGTTTTCAGGATCAGAGAACCGGGTCATCTGCAGGAGACACTCTCCGGAGGGACTCCAGGTGGGAGCGCACCTCTTTCGGATTTCCTGAgagttctcttcccacccccgccGCTCCATAGGCGGCTTGCTAGGCTGGTGGTGCTGAAGGGACAGCTCCCCGCCGAGCTCCCGAAGCGCTTCCCCGACAGGGTTGCGGAAGGGGCGGACAGCTCCCCTAGGAAAGTCGGGGAAAGGAGGGCTCCCCACGGAGCCCGGGCGGGAGGGTGGGCTGCCTGTAGTAGCGGCTGTGCTGCTAACGGGGACTCTCCGAGCGCCTTTGCTGTTCACACCGCGGCGGctggagggggtggagagagggagatcAGGCGGGGAGGTGGGAGCAGCAGCTGGCCCGGGGGCTTCGCGGCGCACAGGGCTGGCTGGTGCTGAAGGAACAGCAGCTTCCGCTCCGCTCCAGGCTTCCAGGTAAATATGGGGACGGCGGGGAGGACCTATCCAGGCAGCGAGCAAGGGGACTTCAAGGTGAATTCCACGCTCCTTGCCAGACAGATAGCCAGACGGAGCAGACTGGGGAAGTGGAGACTCCTGGCAGGTCCCTCGCCAAGTCACCCGCCCGCAGGGCTGGAGCACAGAAAAGTTCCCAGCGGCGACCATCAGATCCGGGGAGCGGACAGAGTTCCTCGCCTCTCCGCAACGAAGGCAGCGCCTAAGTTCGCCTTCCCCATGGACAGAGGCAAGGGGCGACCCCTCGAGAACAGGCTGGGGCGCCGGGGCGCCTTGTTAGCAATGTTCTCCCACATTTGAAGTACGTGTGTCGTACATGGATTTGTTTTGGAAGAGAAAGCCAAGCGTGGAGAGCTGGTTGAGGAAGGCGGGGTGGAGAGGGAaagtgaaggggtgtgtgtgtatgtgtgtgtggcgaGGGGGAGGTAGACTTGTAGCACACCTCCCTGTTTGGGTGTCGGAGCCCCCGCGTTCCTTAAGTGGGTGGCTGCGTGGGGAGTGGATGTCGCCTTGCTTCGTTCTGCGATGCGCCTTGACGGAGCAGCGATGCCAGACAGGCTGAAAGCCTCAGACAGAGTTCCTTGCTGGCGCACCGCTGGCGGCTGGTGCCCGGCAGCACTTAAGCAGCTGTTTGGAGCATTTCCTGATGATGCCCATATCAGGGCAACAGCCGCCGCGGTAATCTGCGGATTTGTGGCTTTCCAGGCGAAATTAGAGCATCGTTTTTGATCCGTATTGCAGCGGATTAGGACCGCCACCCGGATCCTCGCCTCCCCGCTATCTAATTAATAgcgcataataaaataataacggCGCCCTGCATGGAAGAAGAGGAACTCCTGAATTGTAGGGCGAGCCTCGGTAGGTCTGCTCAGCACACACGCAAATCCTCTTCGGAGTTGAAGGGGACTCGCTCCCCGGCGAGGGTGTCTTGCAGCCTTCCAGAACAGGGGGCCACGAGGAGCAGAGAGAGCTGGGTGGCGGTGCaaccggcaggcaggcaggcaggcaggcaggcaggcaggcaggcaggcaggcaagaggcaggcaggcaagaggcaGGCAACCTGAGAGAGACACTCCAGGGACTGCGGCCCCTGGCATCTCAGTGGCAATGCTGTCCGCCAGGGGCAGGGCCCTGGAGCCAGACCTGAGGCTCAGCGATGGAGAGCGAACCTTTGAGTTTGTCCTCCTGTGCACCGCTGAGCAGAGCTAGGAGGCGAAATGTGTGCGGTGTGTTTGTGAGAGATTCCACTGGGGAAGGGAGCAGATTGGGAGGGACAAAGAGCCAAGGAGACCTGTGAGGAGGTGCTTCTTTTTCTccagcggcggggggggggcgaatggGGAATCCTTGTGTGCCTGGGAAAGTGCAAGTCCACAGGCTAGGCTGGTGACCACTTGCTCTCTCCTCTTGCTCCCCGTTGCAGGAATGTAATCCACAATGCTAGTCCTCAGGTTCCTCAATGTGGTCGCTCCTGCCTACTTCCTGTGCATCTCCTGTGTGACCTTCGTCCTCCAGCTCTTCCTCTTCATCCCCAGCATGTTCAAAGACCCTTCCGCCACCCCGCTCTTCTGCTCCTCCGCTTTGCTGCACGGcgccctcttcctcttcctctcggCCAACGCGTTGGGCAACTACATCCTGGTGATCCAGAACACCCCCGAGGACCTGAGCAAGGGCCTGAACTGGGTCGGAGGAGCCGATGGGGTGGCCCCCGACTGGCCCGATGGGAGCTGCCCCCCTGGCTCGGCCTTACCCAACACTCACTTCTGTAGACTGTGTGCCCGGGTCACCCAAAGGCATGACCACCACTGtttcttcacagggaactgcATTGGGAGCAGGAACATGAGGAACTTCGTCATGTTCTGCCTGTATACTGCTTTGGCTTGCCTGGATTCCTTGGTGGCAGGGCTGGCTTACATTTCCACTGTGCTCTCCACCTCCTTTGCCAACCCACTGGCATTCCTCACTCTCCTGCCTCAGTCCATCAGCCAGTTCTTCTCAGGTCAGTGTCTTCTCCTCTAGCAGAAGGGGTGATCTGTtgctcccttccctctccccctctccctgccaACCCTTCTTTACAAGACTTCCTTTCCCACAACAGCTGTCCCTCCAGCATTGCCAGGAGCCCGGGGGAGGGGGCTGTCTGTGCCTATGTGGGTTTCCTATGTTTCTTCACCCATCTTTTGCTTTAATTGCTGGGGCTGCTTATTGTAATAGCCAGCAAATAAAAAAGCCAGGGTGCTGTGCAAAGGCCACCTTGATACACAAAGGTTGGGGCCTGCTCCAGGCTACCGTCCAATGCTGTCTATGTATAATTGAATTGATTCCAAGAAAAGCACCCTGCAATGTCCTATGGGTGACTCAGTGTGGACCAGCCCAAGGCCATTGTCTGAAAGGTTTTGTACATGTTGGAAGACAGTGGAAGGAGCATTTCATTCTTGTATTATGTGACCGAGGGAAGTTAGTGTAGAGGCTTGCAAGAAAGGTTCCTTTTCCAGAGTCCTATTTTCTCAGAAACTCATTGGTTATCACCTGGACTTTGGTTCCTCCTGCTCTGAACATCATGTCCGTTCCTGTGAAAAGGACAGGAACTCGTTATGGAGAAAATTAATACAGTTAATAATTTAATACTTCATTTAGGCAGCAACCCTAATTGAGCCGGTCCTATTGAACCTTCAGAtcaacatcacacattaaaaacatatcCAGCTTGCACCGAAAGCAAATGGCTAAGAACTGTACTCGGCAAAGGGTATTAAGAACTGTAGTTCTGTTAGCAGTAAACCACAGTTCTTGTGATTCTCTGTGGGaagtcctgtgctttaaatgggcattggatgtgctttaaatgtgtggtgtggatctgcccttattaacatgcataggattgcactgctaagCTGCTACTCTAAACACACTTGCTAGGTGTAAGTCCCATTGctgaataagcatgcataggattgcactgtcattGTCTCCTAGTGGAGGTAGACAAAAAACAGAATTGATGTGAGGCACCCTGCTACATCCCACTTGCAAGTGCTTTGCTGACTGAATTTgaaatgtgattcagattctgacCTTTCTGGCCAAGATCAAACAGGCCTCATCAtcatgctgtttttctttttctccacacCTCCGTTTGTGCCCAGTTTCTGGTTTTCCCTCCTTGTATTTGTCAATTTCCACCCCTACTGCTCTCGCTTCTGAAATTCAAGAACCATACAAAAGATCATTAAAATGAGAAGCACACACACTAaagccagcccaatacattttgctgcctgaggcataaTAGTAAATGCCACCTCTCAAGTTAAGATGAACAGTACCCAAGGCCAGTCAAGTTATGCTGATCCCTGAAGCAGAAAATCTCACAAGTAACTTTTCTCTATcctggtaaaaaacaacaacactttaaatAACAAGTTGCTGCCCTTTTTTGACACCCaagatctgctgcctgaggtagctgcctcactttgcctaatggtagggttggggtcgtgggcacacacacacacacacagatggagTCAGTTCAGAAAGTGATTTTTCCCACCCAACAGGCTTGCTGTCTGAATGGATTGTGTTTCCAGAGTTTATAGACTGAACAACTTACAAGGAAGCGTTAATATCCCTTCCTGCTGCTAACATTGTACAACCAGGGAAGGATTGGGAAAAGGTCAGGGGTGTATATATTGGCTTTGAGATAATCCACGGGCTTGTTGACTCTAGTCTGTTCTTTATTGTTTATAATGACTGAGGCTAAATGAACCCAGTTTGTTCCTTAGATAAAAGGATAAATTTGTATGGCTGATAAGCACACAAACACCAGTTTACTACAGATGGTAGTGTGAAGGTAGACCTTCATTGCAATATTATTTTAAGGTGGTGTCTGAGAAGagtggggttgtttgtttgtttttttaaataatgttggATCAATTTCTTAAGCTGACAGCTTGCCAAATTCATTCTGATGTTTGGACTCTGCCCAGCTTTTATAAACTGGaaagggagaagaagaggaagggccACTGCAGTCAGGTGCTTTGTTGCGATTCCTTGATTCCATCGCCGATTCCCTAGCAGTCCTCCCGTGAGCTAAGGCATGAGTTCCAATGTGAGCTGcaaaatggaagaaaggtgggaataTATatgtaacaaataaaataaaactaaatgGTGATAAAGAGTAGCTCTCTTTGTTGTAGAAGTGCTGCCCCACGATAGTCCTGTTACAGGAAGCCCCGCCATGCATTCTCAATCTGAACAACCTACTTGCATGATTTATGGGGTTGTTTTATTTTAAGGCATTGATGTATCACCACCAAGGGCTTAATAACATGAAGGGTGAATGAAGAGAGAAAAATTCTGCCATGGGCTACCATCTTCCCTTTCCCCTGTGGCGCTGTGCcccaaataaatataataataataataataataataataataataataataatattctttttaccccacccatctgaatgggtttccCCATCTTCAGATAGGAAACAGCCTGAAGTGGGAAAAGATGGAATCGTTTCATGCTATATAGGTGCTTCCATCACAAAATAACCTTCCTGAAATGAGCAACTATGGCCAGAGGTGTTACACCTTAGGTGGCCTGGAATGGATTTCAAAATTGGATTGGTATGCAAAATCATCATCGTGCTTCAgcattcattaattcattcagGCAGCCTTCCCATTTCTAGACCTCCCATTCAACTGTCCTccgggcagtttacaaaaatcaATAGAATACACAAATGCAatgcaatcaataaaacaatctcaATACAAATGACATAAAAACTCAGGACCCAACATAAAACAGATTCAAGATAGCATAGAAATGGAGCAGCACCGAATCATTATAAACACCAGCCTAAAAAGCCAgcaaagggaaaacatttggttCCTAGATTTCAATGCTCTAAAACCCACAACTGAATTTAAATTCTATTTCTGACATGATTAGATTACAGCAATAGTGTTGTCAGCATATCACCTCATGTCCATCTGGAAGAAAATAAAGACATTCAGGTGGTGAAATGTGGGGGAGCTGAGTTAGCTTGCCTGCTTCAAAGCTTTTGCAAACTTTGCTCAGAAGGAATAATCAAAACAACAACTTCAGCTGTTTTACTGTATCTGCTTGCTTCAAGAAGGAGATTAAGAAACCATATGTGTTTTTAAGTAAGTGGCTTCCGGGAGAATTTCAATTAGAAGCGGGAACAAAGAAATTGACAATTTTCCCTCTGCAAATGTTAGAAACACGACCCCTAAAATGAAGCTTGAAGCCTTTTCTGGGAGAAAATGTCTCAGCACATCTCCTGCTACAGCCTGAGCATTGAAAGGAGATAGCACAGGCGTTCAATTAATGTCTGCCTCCAGA
The nucleotide sequence above comes from Podarcis raffonei isolate rPodRaf1 chromosome 1, rPodRaf1.pri, whole genome shotgun sequence. Encoded proteins:
- the ZDHHC22 gene encoding palmitoyltransferase ZDHHC22 produces the protein MLVLRFLNVVAPAYFLCISCVTFVLQLFLFIPSMFKDPSATPLFCSSALLHGALFLFLSANALGNYILVIQNTPEDLSKGLNWVGGADGVAPDWPDGSCPPGSALPNTHFCRLCARVTQRHDHHCFFTGNCIGSRNMRNFVMFCLYTALACLDSLVAGLAYISTVLSTSFANPLAFLTLLPQSISQFFSGALLSSEMFVILMLYLWLGIGLACAGFCCHQMLLILRGQTRYQVRKGVAARARPWKKNLEEVFGKRWLLGLLIPVLNVGSDYHRQKEQ